The Chryseobacterium shigense genome segment GTAGCCCCATTTTTCATAATGGGCACCGGCTCCGAGGCCGCAAATCACATATTTTACCTTTGACTGCAGTTCTTTTGCCGTTTCATAATCCAAATGGTCGTAATGATCGTGTGAAAGCAGCATATAGTCTATCTCCGGCATATCTGCAGCTGTATAGATATCACTGCCTTTATAAGCTTTCACGCTTCCCGGCAATGGTGATGCATTTCCGCTGAATATAGGATCAACGAGGATCTTTACACCATCCAGTTGCAAAAAGAAGGAAGAATGCCCGAACCATACTATAACATTACGGTCTGCAGGGATTGCTTTCAGATCTGTTTTTACTGATGGTATTGTATCTATCGGTTCTGTGTGAGGATATTTTTTTGTCAGTGCTTTCCAGATTTCACCTGTAAAACTGTAACCATCGGAAATGGTTGGCTTTTCTACGAAATTCCGGAATTTTCCATTTTTATAATGTGATGAATTTTTAACCGCTTCCAGCCTTTTACCTTCAGGCAATGCTCCGAACTGTGGCTGTTTCATATAAAAATAAGTGGCAATCATTAAAAGTGTAACGATGCATAACAGAACAATTAACGCACGTTTAAGTATTTTTAAAAACCGTTTCATTACTTTGCCTGTATTTTAATGTCTTTTACTTCCAGAACAGGCTGACTGTATCCCTTTAATACACAATTGATCATTGCTGCCCCTACTTCCCGCATGGTACAGATCCAGTTTGGAAAAGCCAGATACCAGATAGGGGACAGTGCATTAAATACACGGTATATAAATCTGACATTTTTCTGTCCTTTTACTGGCCTCATAAATCCGGGACGAAAATTGTAAACCGCTTTAAAGGGTAATTTGAGCAGAGCATTTTCGGTTCTGC includes the following:
- a CDS encoding MBL fold metallo-hydrolase is translated as MKRFLKILKRALIVLLCIVTLLMIATYFYMKQPQFGALPEGKRLEAVKNSSHYKNGKFRNFVEKPTISDGYSFTGEIWKALTKKYPHTEPIDTIPSVKTDLKAIPADRNVIVWFGHSSFFLQLDGVKILVDPIFSGNASPLPGSVKAYKGSDIYTAADMPEIDYMLLSHDHYDHLDYETAKELQSKVKYVICGLGAGAHYEKWGYRPQQILEKDWGDKTQVKPGFVIYAESTHHDGGRNFTSSQALWLSFFIQSPAMNIYYSGDGGYTDRFKKIAEKYPPIDWAIMECGQYNKAWQSVHELPEEVALAATGLKAKNLLPVHHSKFTLAKHPWNEPLEKITEWSAAKPYRLATPMIGETVYLNNGSQVFKQWWKNIK